One Bdellovibrionota bacterium DNA window includes the following coding sequences:
- the pyk gene encoding pyruvate kinase, translating into MLADRRVKIVSTLGPASNTPQMIENLIRAGVNVFRLNFSHSSHEEHFKVFTHIRALSKKLNAPVTILQDLQGPKIRVGKLKEPILNLEDGKEITLTTEEVLGDEKRISIDYKKLHEFAKPGMKVLLDDGLIEMVIVSVKGKDIHCKIIFGGELKERKGVNIPGAQLDIECMTEKDFKDLEFGIKNEVDYIALSFVRHEDDIVKLRKILEERNSKARIVAKIEMLEALTRLEQIIHKSDAVMVARGDLAVEVGQTQLAQTQKSIIQLSNSLGKPVITATQMLESMTKNPRPTRAEVTDVSNAVLDGSDALMLSAETASGKYPVRCVQTMHEVIVEVERTIQHYYNLNVNAEFLSVAEAIAASACLTALKLNAKAIICLTTSGKTARLIASFRPKAQIFAATHVVDVLNKLELIWGIQTLTVDPYESSEGALQQIEAILLSFNLVEPGDKIILTLGIPVPERGTTNSLRVHTVQGNNLKPIEDLPLRFK; encoded by the coding sequence ATGCTCGCTGATCGACGCGTTAAGATAGTATCAACATTAGGCCCAGCTTCAAATACACCGCAGATGATTGAAAATCTCATCCGTGCAGGCGTTAACGTCTTTAGGCTGAATTTTTCTCATTCTAGCCATGAAGAACACTTCAAGGTATTCACTCATATCCGAGCACTATCAAAAAAACTCAATGCTCCGGTAACAATCCTTCAGGATTTACAAGGTCCAAAGATCAGAGTGGGGAAATTGAAAGAACCTATTTTAAATCTAGAAGATGGCAAAGAGATCACGCTGACAACGGAAGAAGTTCTTGGTGATGAAAAAAGAATTTCTATCGACTATAAAAAACTTCACGAATTTGCTAAACCAGGGATGAAAGTCCTTTTGGATGATGGTTTGATTGAAATGGTCATTGTCTCTGTAAAAGGAAAAGACATTCATTGTAAGATTATTTTTGGAGGCGAGCTTAAAGAAAGAAAAGGTGTAAACATTCCTGGTGCTCAACTCGATATCGAGTGTATGACTGAAAAAGATTTTAAGGATCTGGAATTTGGAATTAAAAACGAAGTGGATTACATCGCTTTGAGTTTTGTTCGTCACGAAGACGATATTGTAAAATTAAGAAAAATTTTAGAAGAAAGAAATTCGAAAGCTAGAATCGTTGCAAAAATTGAAATGCTTGAGGCTTTAACTCGGCTTGAGCAAATCATTCATAAGAGTGATGCTGTCATGGTTGCTAGAGGGGACTTGGCCGTTGAGGTGGGGCAAACTCAGCTGGCACAAACCCAAAAAAGTATTATCCAGCTATCCAATAGTTTAGGAAAGCCTGTAATTACTGCGACACAAATGCTTGAAAGTATGACAAAAAATCCAAGGCCAACAAGAGCTGAGGTGACAGATGTTTCTAATGCAGTTCTAGATGGCTCAGATGCTTTGATGCTATCTGCAGAAACTGCGAGTGGAAAGTATCCTGTTCGCTGTGTGCAAACGATGCACGAAGTGATCGTGGAGGTTGAAAGAACAATCCAGCATTATTATAATTTAAATGTGAATGCAGAATTCTTAAGTGTGGCCGAAGCAATTGCTGCGAGTGCGTGTTTAACTGCACTAAAACTCAATGCAAAAGCGATTATATGTCTTACAACATCAGGAAAGACCGCGCGTCTAATAGCTTCCTTTAGGCCGAAAGCGCAGATCTTTGCAGCAACCCATGTCGTAGATGTTTTGAATAAATTAGAGCTCATTTGGGGAATCCAAACGCTAACTGTAGATCCTTATGAAAGTTCAGAGGGCGCGCTCCAGCAGATTGAAGCCATTCTTTTGAGTTTTAATCTGGTTGAGCCTGGCGACAAAATTATTTTAACACTAGGTATTCCTGTTCCAGAAAGAGGAACGACAAACTCTCTTAGAGTGCATACAGTTCAGGGTAATAATTTAAAGCCAATCGAAGATTTACCATTGAGGTTTAAGTAA